The proteins below are encoded in one region of Tessaracoccus aquimaris:
- a CDS encoding glycoside hydrolase family 32 protein, whose protein sequence is MTRLHFSPPLNWINDPNGLAFHDGRYHLYFQYNPLGAEHGNMSWGHASSADLVAWDDHPVAIAFDETEEIFSGSMVIDEANDSGLGTPGNPALLAFYTSHAVDRRHQSQSIAYSLDGGMTFTKYPGNPVADRGSADFRDPKVIRYGGPAGSYWVMVAVEAMDQQVVFYRSDDLLSWTFLSAFGPEGGVGGVWECPDLFPLRIEGTDETAWVLLLSINPGGIAGGSGTQYFVGDFDGGAFTPLVRHPKVDPDDEAGMRSLTWLDYGHDCYAGVTFAGLADEDRTLIAWMSNWLYAHDLPVDPERPQRGAMTMARRLSLVEIDGVTLLRQEAVGPAVTELEALSDLAVDDRVKLPVTLPPAGRLDLRVDVGESQGFTLHLGADPSAAVAISYDAATRRLSVDRRRGAEALPESFVTEAAVDLRRSGEVALRIWFDPTALEIFADGGCSVLTDLVAAPPSPNAWFEGHGDVVLTEFRVAG, encoded by the coding sequence ATGACCAGGTTGCACTTCTCGCCGCCGCTGAACTGGATCAACGACCCGAACGGTCTTGCCTTCCACGATGGCCGGTACCACCTCTACTTCCAGTACAACCCCCTCGGGGCCGAGCACGGGAACATGAGTTGGGGGCACGCGTCGAGCGCCGACCTGGTCGCCTGGGACGACCATCCGGTCGCCATCGCCTTCGACGAGACGGAGGAGATCTTCTCCGGGTCGATGGTGATCGATGAGGCCAACGACTCCGGGCTTGGCACTCCTGGGAACCCGGCGCTGCTGGCGTTCTACACCTCGCATGCGGTGGACCGGCGGCACCAGAGCCAGTCGATCGCCTACAGCCTCGACGGCGGCATGACCTTCACCAAGTACCCGGGCAACCCGGTGGCCGACCGGGGCTCCGCCGACTTCCGTGACCCGAAGGTGATCCGCTACGGCGGCCCCGCGGGAAGCTACTGGGTGATGGTCGCCGTCGAGGCCATGGATCAGCAGGTGGTGTTCTACCGTTCCGACGACCTGCTCTCCTGGACGTTCCTCTCGGCCTTCGGGCCCGAGGGGGGCGTCGGGGGAGTGTGGGAGTGTCCCGACCTCTTCCCGTTGCGGATCGAGGGGACCGACGAGACCGCCTGGGTGCTGCTGCTCAGCATCAACCCAGGCGGCATCGCGGGCGGCTCGGGCACGCAGTACTTCGTCGGCGACTTCGACGGCGGCGCGTTCACGCCGCTAGTGCGGCACCCCAAGGTCGACCCCGACGACGAGGCGGGCATGCGGTCGCTGACGTGGCTCGACTACGGCCACGACTGTTACGCGGGCGTCACCTTCGCGGGTTTGGCGGACGAGGACCGCACGCTGATCGCCTGGATGAGCAACTGGCTCTACGCGCACGACCTGCCGGTCGACCCGGAACGGCCACAGCGTGGTGCCATGACGATGGCCCGACGGCTCTCGCTGGTCGAGATCGACGGTGTGACGCTGCTGCGCCAGGAGGCGGTCGGCCCCGCGGTGACCGAACTGGAGGCGCTCTCGGACCTCGCCGTCGACGACCGGGTGAAGCTTCCGGTCACCCTGCCGCCCGCAGGTCGGCTCGACCTGCGCGTCGACGTGGGGGAGTCCCAGGGCTTCACGCTGCACCTGGGCGCCGACCCGTCCGCTGCGGTGGCGATCTCCTACGACGCCGCGACCCGCAGGCTGAGCGTCGACCGGCGACGCGGGGCCGAGGCGCTTCCGGAGTCGTTCGTGACGGAGGCGGCCGTGGATCTGCGCCGGTCGGGGGAGGTGGCGCTGCGCATCTGGTTCGATCCGACGGCGCTCGAGATCTTCGCCGACGGGGGGTGCTCGGTCCTCACCGACCTGGTCGCGGCCCCGCCGTCGCCGAACGCCTGGTTCGAGGGGCACGGTGACGTCGTGCTGACGGAGTTTCGGGTCGCCGGCTGA
- a CDS encoding carbohydrate ABC transporter permease: protein MSTQAVEARRPWQGIGTIAKYVVLLLATFVTLGPVVWTLITALTPTDPVTHVTSVGGSAFADVFAKIPVWLYVWNSALVTLLVALGQMLSAAMAGYVFARFEFRSKRVLFGLILATMMVPMQVTIVPVFMLIRGMGLADTLLALIIPALPTAFGTFLMRQFFMGLPAELGEAAAIDGAGPWRVFFSVYLPLATPGLAIVGILAFNYHWNEFFRPLIMTISEQNFTLPLGLVTLQGNLGTGSVSTVLAGVIISMIPALLVFIFGQKPLREGLTAGVGK from the coding sequence ATGTCTACTCAAGCAGTTGAAGCCAGGCGTCCCTGGCAGGGGATCGGAACGATCGCCAAGTACGTCGTCCTGCTCCTGGCGACCTTCGTCACCCTCGGCCCGGTCGTGTGGACCCTGATCACGGCGCTGACGCCGACCGACCCGGTCACGCACGTCACCTCGGTCGGCGGGTCCGCCTTCGCCGACGTGTTCGCCAAGATCCCGGTGTGGCTCTACGTGTGGAACAGCGCCCTCGTGACGCTGCTCGTCGCGCTCGGCCAGATGCTGAGCGCCGCCATGGCGGGCTACGTGTTCGCGCGCTTCGAGTTCCGCAGCAAGAGGGTGCTCTTCGGCCTGATCCTGGCCACGATGATGGTGCCGATGCAGGTCACCATCGTTCCGGTGTTCATGCTGATCCGCGGGATGGGTCTCGCCGACACGCTTCTGGCCCTGATCATCCCCGCGCTGCCGACGGCGTTCGGCACGTTCCTGATGCGGCAGTTCTTCATGGGCCTTCCCGCCGAACTGGGGGAGGCGGCCGCGATCGACGGCGCCGGCCCGTGGCGGGTGTTCTTCAGCGTCTACCTGCCGCTGGCGACGCCGGGCCTCGCGATCGTCGGCATCCTGGCGTTCAACTACCACTGGAACGAGTTCTTCCGACCGCTCATCATGACCATCAGCGAGCAGAACTTCACCCTGCCGCTCGGCCTGGTCACCCTCCAGGGCAACCTGGGTACCGGTAGCGTCTCGACCGTACTCGCGGGCGTCATCATCTCGATGATTCCGGCCCTGCTGGTGTTCATCTTCGGGCAGAAGCCGCTGCGCGAGGGCCTGACGGCTGGCGTCGGCAAGTAA
- a CDS encoding carbohydrate ABC transporter permease has translation MSTTSSTQAPAASDSVARSGATRRPRLLISLFLAPTVIGLALFSFLPIVASVVLAFFRWDIITSPEFVGLDNFARLASNPTVRVSFLNTIGFVATAVVVQLAVALLLAILVQSKMPNWLRTFFRSTLFFPLILSAASVSLIMAYLFNQEFGLVNEVLGWIGIAKVGWLTTGFGAKVVVLLVYVWQNFGFTFLLFIGGIAAIPKEVYEAASIDGATGWKQFWQLTLPLISPTMLVASVMAIINALQIFDQPWVLTRGGPGDETRTAVMVIYESAFRQLDFGGASAIGVVLTLLIMLVTAIQFQLSKRFVFYG, from the coding sequence ATGTCCACCACCTCATCGACGCAGGCCCCGGCCGCGTCCGACTCCGTGGCACGCTCCGGGGCGACCCGTAGGCCGCGGCTGCTGATCTCCTTGTTCCTTGCTCCGACGGTGATCGGGCTCGCGCTGTTCAGCTTCCTGCCGATCGTCGCATCGGTCGTCCTGGCGTTCTTCCGCTGGGACATCATCACCTCGCCAGAGTTCGTCGGCCTCGACAACTTCGCACGCCTCGCCTCCAACCCGACGGTGCGCGTCTCGTTCCTCAACACCATCGGCTTCGTGGCCACGGCGGTGGTCGTCCAACTCGCCGTCGCGCTGCTGCTGGCGATCCTCGTCCAGTCGAAGATGCCCAACTGGCTGCGGACCTTCTTCCGCTCGACGCTGTTCTTCCCGCTGATCCTGTCCGCGGCGTCGGTGTCGCTGATCATGGCCTACCTGTTCAACCAGGAGTTCGGCCTCGTCAACGAGGTCCTCGGCTGGATCGGGATCGCGAAGGTCGGCTGGCTCACCACCGGCTTCGGCGCCAAGGTCGTCGTCCTGCTCGTCTACGTGTGGCAGAACTTCGGGTTCACGTTCCTGCTGTTCATCGGCGGCATCGCGGCGATCCCGAAGGAGGTCTACGAGGCCGCCTCGATCGACGGGGCGACCGGCTGGAAGCAGTTCTGGCAACTCACGCTCCCGCTGATCAGCCCGACGATGCTCGTCGCGTCGGTGATGGCGATCATCAACGCCCTGCAGATCTTCGACCAGCCGTGGGTCCTCACCCGCGGCGGGCCCGGCGACGAGACCCGCACCGCGGTGATGGTCATCTACGAGTCCGCCTTCCGGCAACTCGACTTCGGTGGAGCCTCCGCGATCGGCGTCGTCCTGACGCTGCTGATCATGCTCGTCACCGCGATCCAGTTCCAGCTCAGCAAGCGATTCGTCTTCTACGGGTGA
- a CDS encoding ABC transporter substrate-binding protein — MVDISRRAVVGLLGLGVAGTAISWPRLTGRDIPGRGDDALTVALFGTQQDAAARQALVEGFQKKHPDVAVRIVAIQGQDWSEYFAKILTMIAAGSPPDVVTVATEGTQLFASRLAHPIDEYVQRDADEMQEYFDDVHPALIESFMYKGSLFQLPDNFNAANVFYNTTALERSGFERPADDWSLEDFFSVARGMKSGADGRFLPYFWNNRLWGGVVPWLYVNKTSFLTEEKASGGDWFWNRFYPSEAPRGGGYLWERADALNDRAVESFEVLQQMVSEGIAANPAQGGGNELVALFSSGQVGMTPAGGFWVKGLHDAGVANDDYDVTFFPRMAGQRHQFGAGGYAIMQTSERKDEAWEWLKYCVSMEGMAIAHPQPDSSLPRRSLNTKLYGAGTGPAHWQVFYDTLDKFPDTGPMPAPPQQAAVESALIKNVVGAITNGPGGVRRGLENMQRDLELALKGR, encoded by the coding sequence GTGGTTGATATCTCCCGCAGGGCGGTGGTGGGGCTGCTGGGCCTCGGCGTCGCAGGCACGGCAATCTCGTGGCCAAGGCTCACAGGCCGTGACATCCCAGGCCGAGGCGACGACGCGCTGACCGTCGCGCTGTTCGGCACCCAGCAGGACGCCGCGGCGCGCCAAGCGCTCGTCGAAGGCTTCCAGAAGAAGCACCCCGACGTCGCGGTGCGAATCGTGGCGATCCAAGGCCAGGACTGGAGCGAATACTTCGCAAAGATCCTGACGATGATCGCGGCGGGCTCGCCTCCGGACGTCGTCACGGTCGCGACCGAGGGCACCCAACTGTTCGCGTCCCGGCTGGCCCACCCGATCGACGAGTACGTGCAGCGCGACGCAGACGAGATGCAGGAGTACTTCGACGACGTGCATCCGGCGCTCATCGAGTCCTTCATGTACAAGGGCAGCCTCTTCCAGTTGCCGGACAACTTCAACGCCGCCAACGTGTTCTACAACACGACGGCGCTGGAGCGCTCCGGCTTCGAACGGCCCGCCGACGACTGGAGCCTCGAGGACTTCTTCTCGGTCGCCCGCGGCATGAAGTCCGGCGCAGACGGCCGGTTCCTGCCGTACTTCTGGAACAACCGCCTCTGGGGCGGCGTCGTCCCGTGGCTCTACGTCAACAAGACAAGCTTCCTCACCGAGGAAAAGGCCAGCGGCGGCGACTGGTTCTGGAACCGGTTCTACCCGAGCGAGGCCCCGCGCGGCGGCGGCTACCTGTGGGAGCGCGCCGACGCGCTCAACGACCGCGCGGTCGAGAGCTTCGAGGTGCTGCAGCAGATGGTCTCCGAGGGCATCGCCGCAAACCCCGCCCAGGGCGGCGGCAACGAACTGGTCGCGCTGTTCTCCTCCGGGCAGGTCGGCATGACCCCCGCAGGCGGCTTCTGGGTCAAGGGCCTGCACGACGCGGGAGTCGCCAACGACGACTACGACGTCACATTCTTCCCTCGGATGGCGGGCCAGCGGCACCAGTTCGGCGCCGGCGGCTACGCGATCATGCAGACCTCCGAACGCAAGGACGAGGCCTGGGAATGGCTGAAGTACTGCGTCTCGATGGAGGGGATGGCCATCGCCCACCCGCAGCCCGACTCATCGCTGCCGCGCCGCTCGCTCAACACCAAGCTCTACGGGGCAGGGACGGGGCCTGCGCACTGGCAGGTCTTCTACGACACGCTCGACAAGTTCCCCGACACCGGGCCGATGCCCGCCCCGCCGCAGCAGGCGGCCGTGGAGTCCGCGCTCATCAAGAACGTCGTTGGCGCCATCACCAACGGCCCCGGCGGGGTCCGCCGCGGGCTGGAGAACATGCAACGCGACCTCGAACTCGCACTGAAAGGACGCTGA
- a CDS encoding LacI family DNA-binding transcriptional regulator, whose amino-acid sequence MPKDRRPTLADVAKRSGMSKSAVSMILNEKPGSRLSAEAAERVKAAAEELGYRPNPAAQSLRLGKTDTIGFISDDVILTRQASGMIRGALDAAKEHGQTVLIAEASDGLATREEAIQQMLDRRVDGIILGLMRARLVEVPKVPASVPFVVANGATPDGLDGFLPDEYAAGYAMARLLVDAGHRRVGIAGKMVPAYGNPGVSVTIPLRFDGILKAFEEGGVDWEMVDVYGWNATVGYDATHDLMARHPDLTAILAANDEVAFGAYQALTKLGMRIPADVSVASFDNEVLATYQRPGLTTAHLPYEEMGRRAVEMILGLRPRGRELLDMPIVVRDSIAPPRPAPVETMGA is encoded by the coding sequence ATGCCCAAGGATCGCCGCCCCACCCTCGCCGACGTCGCGAAGCGCTCGGGCATGTCCAAGAGCGCCGTCAGCATGATCCTCAACGAGAAGCCGGGCTCGAGGCTCTCCGCCGAGGCCGCCGAGCGGGTCAAGGCCGCCGCCGAGGAACTGGGCTACCGCCCCAATCCCGCGGCGCAGAGCCTGCGACTGGGCAAGACGGACACCATCGGCTTCATCTCCGACGATGTCATCCTCACCCGCCAGGCCTCCGGCATGATCCGCGGCGCCCTCGACGCGGCAAAGGAACACGGCCAGACCGTCCTGATCGCCGAGGCCAGCGACGGCCTCGCGACGCGCGAGGAGGCCATCCAGCAGATGCTCGACCGGCGGGTCGACGGGATCATCCTCGGGCTGATGCGGGCCCGCCTCGTCGAGGTGCCCAAGGTGCCCGCCTCCGTCCCGTTCGTCGTCGCCAACGGCGCGACCCCCGACGGCCTGGATGGCTTCCTGCCCGACGAGTACGCCGCCGGCTACGCCATGGCCCGCCTACTGGTGGACGCCGGGCATCGCCGGGTCGGCATCGCGGGAAAGATGGTCCCGGCCTACGGAAACCCCGGGGTGTCGGTGACGATCCCGCTGCGCTTCGACGGCATCCTCAAGGCCTTCGAGGAGGGTGGGGTCGACTGGGAGATGGTCGACGTCTACGGCTGGAACGCGACGGTCGGCTACGACGCCACCCACGACCTGATGGCGCGGCACCCGGACCTGACCGCGATCCTCGCGGCCAACGACGAGGTGGCGTTCGGCGCCTACCAGGCGTTGACCAAACTGGGCATGCGGATCCCGGCGGACGTGTCGGTGGCGTCGTTCGACAACGAGGTGCTGGCCACCTACCAGCGCCCAGGCCTGACGACCGCGCACCTGCCGTATGAGGAGATGGGTCGACGCGCGGTGGAGATGATCCTCGGCCTGCGCCCCCGCGGCAGGGAACTGCTGGACATGCCCATCGTGGTGCGCGACTCGATCGCTCCTCCGCGCCCGGCGCCAGTGGAGACGATGGGCGCCTGA
- a CDS encoding Flp family type IVb pilin: protein MISYIQAMFDARFGGSEKGATAVEYGLIVALIAVAIIVAVTLLGTNLSGIFDYIAGKVKAPAAP from the coding sequence ATGATCAGTTACATCCAGGCCATGTTCGACGCCCGCTTCGGCGGCTCGGAAAAGGGCGCCACCGCCGTCGAGTACGGCCTCATCGTCGCGCTCATCGCGGTCGCGATCATCGTGGCCGTGACGCTTCTCGGAACCAATCTCAGCGGAATCTTCGACTACATCGCGGGCAAGGTCAAGGCCCCGGCCGCGCCGTAG
- a CDS encoding TadE/TadG family type IV pilus assembly protein: protein MPDHRERGAAAVEFALVLPVLLLLLVGTIDFGWALVINGNIASAARAGAREMALSKDATAARGAAVAASAVGGLKASDVAVLSTSCTAANADAVVTINYTYPTLTGFFGATRVSTGKAVMRCGG, encoded by the coding sequence ATGCCCGACCATCGAGAACGCGGCGCGGCGGCGGTGGAGTTCGCCCTCGTATTGCCGGTCCTCCTGCTACTTCTCGTGGGCACCATCGACTTCGGATGGGCACTCGTGATCAACGGCAACATCGCCTCCGCCGCAAGGGCGGGGGCGCGCGAGATGGCCCTCTCCAAGGACGCCACGGCAGCCCGCGGGGCCGCCGTCGCCGCGTCCGCGGTCGGCGGCCTCAAGGCCTCCGACGTCGCCGTGCTCTCGACTTCCTGCACCGCCGCCAACGCTGACGCGGTCGTCACCATCAATTACACCTACCCGACCCTCACCGGCTTCTTCGGCGCGACGAGGGTCTCGACCGGAAAGGCGGTCATGCGATGCGGAGGCTGA
- a CDS encoding pilus assembly protein TadG-related protein, with the protein MRRLNNPERGASAVLVAILMVTLLGFSALAIDLNALWWDKQELQNGADASALAIATDCAHGACSTATNQVTAGRLTKGNKQDANATVDRIDLTEAHRVTVTVASLRDHWLAPVLGIDASTVQAAASAVWGGIGGATTLPLILSQCEFERTVLDSPTGIVRVSGKTLDDTTGCRLGQTPHFVPGGFGWLTTDGSGVCKASLSVDDWANSSTGNTTPKGCPDDLLKKTLAPGNEVLVPLFDEARGTGAGATYHVAGYAALKITAFCLTNSVASPDTKCTGSERWLEGRFVTYVATDAVRGDVPDHFGTVTISLDR; encoded by the coding sequence ATGCGGAGGCTGAACAACCCGGAGCGCGGCGCCTCGGCCGTGCTCGTGGCCATCCTGATGGTGACGCTGCTCGGCTTCTCCGCGCTCGCCATCGACCTCAACGCGCTGTGGTGGGACAAGCAGGAACTGCAGAACGGCGCGGACGCCTCGGCTCTCGCCATCGCCACCGACTGCGCCCACGGCGCCTGCTCGACGGCCACCAATCAGGTCACCGCCGGCCGGCTCACGAAGGGCAACAAGCAGGACGCCAACGCCACGGTCGACCGTATCGACCTGACCGAGGCGCACCGCGTGACAGTGACCGTTGCCAGCCTCCGCGACCACTGGTTGGCCCCGGTGCTCGGCATCGACGCCTCCACGGTCCAGGCTGCCGCATCTGCGGTCTGGGGCGGCATCGGGGGCGCGACGACGCTGCCGCTGATCCTGTCGCAGTGCGAGTTCGAGCGCACCGTCCTCGACTCCCCCACCGGCATCGTGCGCGTCTCCGGCAAGACTCTCGACGACACGACCGGCTGCAGGCTCGGCCAGACCCCCCACTTCGTCCCGGGCGGCTTCGGGTGGCTCACCACCGACGGCTCCGGCGTCTGCAAGGCCAGCCTCAGCGTCGATGACTGGGCCAACTCGTCGACGGGCAACACGACCCCCAAGGGCTGCCCCGACGACCTTCTGAAGAAGACCCTCGCGCCTGGCAACGAGGTGCTCGTCCCACTCTTCGACGAGGCCCGGGGCACCGGTGCGGGTGCGACCTACCACGTGGCCGGATACGCGGCACTCAAGATCACCGCCTTCTGCCTGACCAACTCCGTTGCCAGTCCAGACACCAAGTGCACCGGATCGGAGCGCTGGCTCGAGGGCCGGTTCGTGACATATGTGGCCACAGACGCGGTCCGCGGAGACGTACCCGACCATTTCGGCACGGTCACGATCTCGCTCGACCGCTGA
- the cpaB gene encoding Flp pilus assembly protein CpaB, with the protein MQRRYLAVLIAVVLALLSIALVGRYVLQADARALASVDPVRVLRVTAPIAPGEAAVLGTNVEVVELPGRAIVADAMTDMGPLDGLVAAVALLPGEQLLPSRFIPPDTIPGGESVPIPKGFSQVQMVLTADRGLGTLLKAGDTVGLVVSVDEPQATKTVLNHVLVSRLALSVAAPEGDDEQASASQWSSMSYLVTFAAPQDTLEEIVWSFEFGRVWLTHQGEDSTASDDVAVTGRLLMPEVFAEASASPDPRESTDA; encoded by the coding sequence ATGCAACGCCGCTACCTCGCAGTCCTGATCGCCGTCGTCCTGGCGCTGCTGTCCATTGCCCTGGTGGGACGCTACGTCCTTCAGGCTGACGCGCGGGCGCTTGCCAGCGTCGACCCAGTTCGGGTCCTCAGGGTTACGGCTCCCATCGCGCCGGGCGAGGCGGCGGTGCTCGGAACCAACGTCGAGGTGGTCGAGTTGCCGGGTCGGGCCATCGTCGCGGACGCGATGACCGACATGGGGCCGCTCGACGGTCTCGTTGCCGCCGTCGCGCTGCTGCCCGGCGAACAGCTGCTGCCCTCGCGGTTCATCCCGCCCGACACCATTCCCGGCGGCGAGTCCGTGCCCATCCCGAAGGGCTTCTCTCAAGTCCAGATGGTGCTCACCGCTGACCGGGGCCTCGGCACCCTGCTGAAGGCGGGCGACACCGTTGGCCTTGTCGTCTCCGTCGACGAACCGCAGGCGACCAAGACGGTGCTCAACCACGTGCTGGTATCCCGGCTGGCGCTCTCAGTCGCCGCGCCCGAGGGTGACGACGAGCAGGCCTCGGCGTCGCAGTGGTCCTCAATGTCGTACCTGGTGACCTTCGCCGCGCCGCAGGACACCCTCGAGGAGATCGTCTGGTCGTTCGAGTTCGGCCGCGTCTGGCTGACCCATCAGGGCGAAGACTCCACAGCCTCCGACGACGTTGCCGTCACCGGGCGTCTCCTGATGCCCGAGGTATTCGCCGAGGCGTCGGCCTCCCCGGACCCCCGGGAGAGCACAGATGCCTGA
- a CDS encoding AAA family ATPase, with protein sequence MPDRHPEPRIVLCDEDPAVEERILQASGVSPTQRSLADLEDAELPEALVVRLSDDEETRQGQLQRLERLLDEGVRSVALSDTPTDVALAALRAGVVDVLRPEADVAEYRQALLRAVDRATRLPSTTVDAPVPEAQRRVIVVLAPKGGVGKTTVATNLALGLAMRAPERTVLVDLDAQFGDVLTSLNMFPEYRLHDMTTAALAGDALGVKTFLARHESGLAVIGASDHPAQADSVSGVAASRLVTLLAESFQYVVVDTAAGINDLTLAAADAATDLVLVTTLDVIGIRALRREMEVLDQLSLLHLPRHVVVNRHDPRHGITAADFVANIGAGIDVQVPVSKVALLASNQGIPLLSAAPRDPAAVALTKLVERFATTARTGRQRRRDKKENQ encoded by the coding sequence ATGCCTGATCGGCACCCCGAGCCACGCATTGTCCTCTGCGACGAGGATCCCGCCGTCGAGGAGCGCATCCTGCAGGCCAGCGGCGTCAGCCCGACACAACGTTCCCTGGCCGACCTTGAGGACGCCGAACTGCCCGAGGCACTCGTGGTCCGGCTCTCCGACGATGAGGAGACGCGCCAGGGCCAACTGCAACGCCTGGAGCGCCTGCTCGACGAGGGCGTGCGATCCGTTGCGCTCAGCGACACCCCCACCGACGTCGCGTTGGCCGCGCTGCGAGCCGGGGTCGTCGACGTGCTCCGTCCTGAGGCCGACGTCGCAGAGTATCGGCAGGCGTTGCTGCGCGCGGTCGACCGCGCGACCCGCCTGCCGTCGACCACGGTGGACGCCCCGGTACCTGAGGCGCAGCGCAGAGTGATCGTCGTTCTCGCGCCGAAGGGCGGCGTCGGCAAGACGACCGTCGCGACCAACCTCGCGCTCGGCCTGGCGATGCGGGCGCCTGAACGCACCGTGCTCGTCGACCTCGACGCACAGTTCGGCGACGTCCTGACCTCGCTCAACATGTTTCCCGAGTACCGCCTCCACGACATGACCACCGCGGCCCTCGCAGGCGACGCGCTTGGCGTGAAGACCTTCCTTGCTAGGCACGAGTCGGGGCTTGCCGTGATCGGCGCCTCCGACCATCCAGCGCAGGCCGACAGCGTCTCGGGCGTGGCGGCAAGCAGGCTTGTCACGCTGCTTGCCGAGTCCTTCCAGTACGTGGTCGTCGATACCGCGGCTGGCATCAACGACCTGACGCTCGCCGCGGCCGACGCCGCCACCGACCTCGTGCTCGTCACCACGTTGGACGTGATCGGCATCCGGGCGCTGCGACGGGAGATGGAGGTGCTCGACCAACTCAGTCTGCTGCACCTGCCCCGCCATGTGGTGGTCAACCGCCACGACCCGCGCCACGGCATCACGGCCGCCGACTTCGTCGCCAACATCGGGGCCGGGATCGACGTCCAGGTGCCCGTGTCGAAGGTGGCGCTGCTTGCCTCCAACCAGGGCATCCCGCTGCTTAGCGCCGCGCCGCGGGACCCTGCGGCCGTCGCGTTGACCAAGCTCGTGGAACGGTTCGCGACCACGGCGCGCACCGGCAGGCAGCGGCGCAGGGACAAGAAGGAGAACCAGTGA
- a CDS encoding CpaF family protein gives MNLVERMAAVRAGKTPPTDGADEGQAAPEPAEPLVATLAEPAPPATAELKSEALGRLKDKVTETLYTGLAARLNDSSMTDDQLDALVRTELKTVLATETASMTQTERERLADDVLADVTGLGPLEPLLADQAVTEIMVNGADQIFVEHDGRVALTEARFRDEEHLRAVIERIVARVGRRIDESSPLVDARLSDGSRINAVIPPIAVGGSSLTIRKFSKEPLRVTDLIRFGSITGEIARFLEACVRGRLNILISGGTGSGKTTLLNVLSAFIPDWERIVTVEDAIELQLQQEHVVQLESRPPNVEGRGEITIRDLVRNSLRMRPDRIVVGECRAGEALDMLQAMNTGHDGSLSTIHANSARDCLSRLETLVLMAGMDLPLRAIREQVASAVDLVVQIARLRDGSRRLVQLAEVQGLEGQTLVTQDIFLFDYEAGMDENGRFRGSARPTGVRPGFSTRLADQGIDLPADLFGEVVERRW, from the coding sequence ATGAACCTCGTCGAACGGATGGCGGCAGTCCGCGCTGGAAAGACCCCGCCGACTGACGGGGCTGACGAGGGCCAGGCCGCTCCCGAACCCGCCGAGCCACTGGTCGCGACGTTGGCCGAACCGGCTCCACCGGCCACCGCCGAACTGAAGTCCGAGGCGCTTGGGAGGCTGAAGGACAAGGTCACCGAGACCCTCTACACCGGGCTGGCGGCGCGCCTGAACGACTCGTCGATGACCGACGACCAGTTGGATGCGCTGGTGCGCACCGAACTGAAGACCGTGCTCGCCACCGAAACTGCGTCCATGACGCAGACGGAACGCGAGCGACTAGCCGACGACGTGCTGGCCGACGTCACGGGGCTCGGTCCGCTCGAACCACTGCTCGCAGACCAAGCCGTGACCGAGATCATGGTCAACGGGGCGGATCAGATCTTCGTGGAGCACGACGGGCGGGTGGCGCTCACCGAGGCGCGGTTCCGTGACGAGGAGCACCTCCGGGCCGTGATCGAACGGATCGTGGCGAGGGTCGGGAGGCGCATCGACGAGTCATCGCCATTGGTCGACGCGCGGCTCAGCGACGGGTCCCGCATCAATGCCGTCATCCCGCCCATCGCGGTCGGAGGATCCTCGCTGACGATCCGGAAGTTCTCGAAGGAGCCACTTCGGGTGACGGACCTGATCCGGTTCGGCTCAATCACCGGAGAGATCGCCCGCTTCCTCGAGGCCTGTGTGCGCGGCCGGCTCAACATCCTCATCTCCGGCGGCACCGGCTCAGGCAAGACCACCCTGCTCAATGTGCTGAGCGCCTTCATCCCGGATTGGGAGCGCATCGTCACCGTCGAGGACGCCATCGAACTGCAACTGCAGCAGGAGCATGTCGTCCAACTCGAGTCTCGCCCGCCCAACGTCGAGGGCCGAGGCGAGATCACCATCCGCGACCTGGTGCGCAACTCTCTGCGCATGCGGCCCGACCGGATCGTGGTCGGCGAGTGCCGCGCGGGCGAGGCACTCGACATGTTGCAGGCGATGAACACGGGCCACGATGGGTCCCTCTCGACCATCCACGCCAACTCGGCCCGCGATTGTCTCTCCCGCCTAGAGACGCTGGTACTCATGGCGGGCATGGACCTGCCGCTGCGCGCGATCCGGGAACAGGTCGCCTCCGCCGTCGACCTCGTCGTGCAGATCGCCCGCCTCCGCGACGGCAGTCGCCGACTGGTCCAACTCGCGGAGGTACAAGGTCTTGAGGGACAGACCCTCGTCACGCAGGACATCTTCCTCTTCGACTACGAGGCAGGAATGGACGAGAACGGTAGGTTCCGGGGCTCCGCACGGCCGACCGGAGTCCGGCCCGGGTTCTCGACCCGGCTCGCCGACCAGGGCATCGACCTGCCTGCCGACCTCTTCGGAGAGGTGGTCGAACGGCGATGGTGA